A genome region from bacterium includes the following:
- a CDS encoding DUF1329 domain-containing protein: protein MRYSRQIAATAAFLAGLAALAPCTPSAGAADAGADGKEWILDSNNWQQAEGMLPPVVLERVKKGDYWYKVVPVDPDQFKHNYSQKFWDASEANAGKFDLDPNTCGLKDVKTGKVPDFYFGYPFPKIDPKEPLAACKMAWNFDAANSMGEGQGATFTLNGIDTSGEFKRIKLWLHTMAFLGRHGGPIENPEGLRATSLSNVLEPQDVDGVGGLTKRVNDWDSQDKSWFYVPATRRVRRVNAATRSDPVAGLDIFADDLNCYGGKVEYYKWKVIGEQNILAPLLSPKPLAQKKTSSPSRFEVEIPYFKGAYETPGAKGIPWLVVDNLVLVPRPVYVLEGESTDPYYNFGKVIMYMDKDMYRIYWKLVHNRAGEYFYNAMCAYHFSKNDDGTFTAVTPNMVVGVNDKTNRACLAGRYSSQFIERDYPDDYFSLRTLTHISD, encoded by the coding sequence ATGCGTTATTCACGACAGATCGCAGCGACCGCGGCGTTCCTGGCCGGCCTGGCTGCGCTCGCGCCCTGCACGCCGAGCGCCGGCGCGGCGGATGCCGGCGCCGACGGCAAGGAGTGGATCCTCGACAGCAACAACTGGCAGCAGGCCGAGGGCATGCTGCCGCCGGTGGTGCTCGAGCGGGTCAAAAAGGGCGACTACTGGTACAAGGTCGTCCCCGTCGACCCCGATCAGTTCAAGCACAATTACTCGCAGAAGTTCTGGGACGCGAGCGAGGCCAATGCCGGCAAGTTCGACCTCGATCCCAATACCTGCGGTCTCAAGGACGTGAAGACCGGCAAGGTGCCTGACTTCTACTTCGGCTACCCCTTCCCGAAGATCGACCCGAAGGAACCGCTCGCCGCGTGCAAGATGGCGTGGAATTTCGACGCCGCCAACTCGATGGGCGAGGGCCAGGGCGCCACGTTCACGCTCAACGGCATCGACACCAGTGGCGAGTTCAAGCGCATCAAGCTGTGGCTGCACACCATGGCGTTCCTCGGCCGCCACGGCGGGCCGATCGAGAACCCGGAGGGGCTGCGGGCGACGTCGCTCTCCAACGTCCTCGAACCGCAGGACGTCGACGGCGTCGGCGGCCTGACCAAGCGCGTCAACGACTGGGACTCGCAGGACAAGTCGTGGTTCTACGTCCCCGCCACCCGCCGCGTCCGCCGCGTCAACGCCGCCACCCGCTCCGATCCCGTCGCCGGCCTCGACATCTTCGCCGACGACCTCAACTGCTACGGCGGCAAGGTCGAGTACTACAAGTGGAAGGTCATCGGCGAGCAGAACATCCTGGCGCCGCTCCTGAGCCCGAAGCCGCTGGCGCAGAAGAAGACCAGCTCGCCGAGCCGCTTCGAGGTCGAGATCCCCTACTTCAAGGGCGCCTACGAGACGCCGGGCGCCAAGGGCATCCCCTGGCTGGTGGTCGACAACCTGGTGCTGGTGCCGCGCCCGGTCTACGTGCTCGAGGGCGAGTCGACCGACCCGTACTACAACTTCGGCAAGGTGATCATGTACATGGACAAGGACATGTACCGGATCTACTGGAAGCTGGTGCACAACCGCGCCGGCGAGTACTTCTACAACGCCATGTGCGCCTACCACTTCTCCAAGAACGACGATGGCACGTTCACCGCCGTCACCCCGAACATGGTGGTGGGCGTGAACGACAAGACCAACCGCGCCTGCCTGGCCGGCCGGTACAGCTCGCAGTTCATCGAGCGCGACTATCCGGACGACTACTTCTCGCTGCGCACCCTGACCCACATCTCCGACTGA
- a CDS encoding zf-TFIIB domain-containing protein, producing the protein MADTERDRFGDKLRDRQKGQEDDYFGRRDRELLEKMRQQRRQALQKPTATMQCPRCHSELVERVHHDVTVDECPSCGGLWLDKGEFELIAGREQEGYFGRLLRERLSGG; encoded by the coding sequence ATGGCGGACACTGAGCGGGACCGGTTCGGCGACAAGCTCCGGGACCGGCAGAAGGGGCAGGAAGACGACTACTTCGGCCGGCGCGACCGAGAGCTGCTGGAGAAGATGCGGCAGCAGCGCCGGCAGGCACTGCAGAAGCCGACGGCGACCATGCAGTGCCCGCGCTGCCACTCGGAGCTCGTGGAGCGGGTGCACCACGACGTGACCGTGGACGAGTGCCCGAGTTGCGGCGGCCTCTGGCTCGACAAGGGGGAATTCGAGCTCATCGCCGGGCGGGAGCAGGAGGGCTACTTCGGCCGCCTGCTCCGGGAGCGGCTGAGCGGCGGCTGA
- the clpB gene encoding ATP-dependent chaperone ClpB: MNLNRLTERSQEAIRDAQGLATRAGNQGVDVEHLLLALLQQREGIAGALLQAAGADPSALQARLQQEVDRLPKVSGPAARPDQVFVTQRLSQLMTKAEDEATALKDDYVSVEHLILAAQADGGATGRLFREQRLTRDALMSALQKVRGSQRVTSQNPEGTYQALEKYGRDLTKLAALGKVDPVIGRDEEIRRVIQVLSRRTKNNPVLIGEPGVGKTAIVEGLAHRIVRKDVPEGLKDRRLVALDMGALIAGAKFRGEFEERLKAVLKEVQDAAGEVILFIDELHTVVGAGAAEGAMDAGNLLKPMLARGELHCIGATTLDEYRKHIEKDAALERRFQPVLVDEPTVEDTISILRGLRERYEIHHGVRIKDSAIVGAATLSHRYITDRFLPDKAIDLVDEAAAKLRTENDSMPAELDEASRRVMQLEIEREALKKETDAASRDRLAKLEKELAELREETDGLRARWQQEKEAIGKLRSIREAIENTKQEIDQAERSYDLNRAAELKYGKVIELEKQLAAEEQRLQAGGASRLMKEEVDEEDIAEVVARWTGIPVSRLMEGEVQKLLQLEAQLHQRVIGQDEAVRAVADAVIRARSGLKDPNRPIGSFIFLGPTGVGKTEVARALAECMFDDEGAMIRLDMSEYMEKHTVARLIGAPPGYVGYEEGGQLTEAVRRRPYSVILFDEIEKAHHDVFNVLLQILDDGRLTDGQGRTVDFKNTVVIMTSNVGSPIILGYRGGADPQAHERMREEVLEALRQQFRPEFLNRVDEIVVFQALSREQLKRIVEIQLARLRTRLAERAIELTLTDRALEHFATVGYDPVYGARPLKRLLQRELETTLGRRIIAGEIRDHSRVAVDAEHGELRFSSEPLPSAA; this comes from the coding sequence ATGAATCTCAACCGCCTGACCGAACGGTCGCAGGAAGCGATACGCGACGCCCAGGGACTCGCGACTCGGGCCGGCAACCAGGGCGTCGACGTGGAGCACCTGCTCCTCGCCCTGCTCCAGCAGCGCGAGGGCATCGCCGGGGCGCTGCTGCAGGCCGCCGGGGCCGATCCGAGCGCTCTGCAGGCGCGCCTCCAGCAGGAGGTCGACCGCCTGCCCAAGGTGAGCGGCCCGGCCGCCCGGCCGGACCAGGTATTCGTCACCCAGCGGTTGAGCCAACTCATGACCAAGGCCGAGGACGAGGCCACGGCGCTGAAGGACGATTACGTCAGCGTCGAGCATCTGATCCTCGCAGCCCAGGCCGACGGCGGAGCGACCGGGCGTCTGTTCCGTGAGCAGCGCCTCACCCGCGACGCCCTGATGAGCGCCCTGCAGAAAGTGCGCGGCAGCCAGCGGGTGACCAGCCAGAATCCCGAGGGCACCTACCAGGCGCTCGAGAAGTACGGGCGCGATCTGACCAAGCTGGCCGCGCTCGGCAAGGTCGATCCGGTGATCGGCCGCGACGAGGAGATCCGCCGCGTCATCCAGGTCCTGTCCCGCCGCACCAAGAACAACCCGGTGCTCATCGGCGAGCCCGGCGTCGGCAAGACCGCCATCGTCGAGGGCCTCGCCCACCGTATCGTCCGCAAGGACGTGCCCGAGGGCCTGAAGGATCGCCGCCTGGTCGCGCTCGACATGGGCGCGCTGATCGCCGGCGCCAAGTTCCGCGGCGAGTTCGAGGAGCGTCTCAAGGCGGTGTTGAAGGAGGTCCAGGACGCCGCTGGCGAGGTGATTCTGTTCATCGACGAGCTGCATACGGTCGTCGGCGCCGGCGCCGCCGAGGGCGCCATGGACGCGGGCAACCTGCTGAAGCCCATGCTGGCGCGCGGCGAGCTGCACTGCATCGGCGCCACCACCCTCGACGAGTACCGCAAGCACATCGAGAAGGACGCCGCCCTGGAACGGCGCTTCCAGCCCGTGCTGGTGGATGAGCCGACCGTCGAGGACACGATCTCGATCCTCCGCGGCCTCCGCGAGCGCTACGAGATCCACCACGGCGTGCGCATCAAGGACAGCGCCATCGTCGGGGCGGCGACGCTCTCGCACCGCTACATCACCGATCGCTTCCTGCCCGACAAGGCGATCGATCTGGTCGATGAGGCGGCCGCCAAGCTGCGCACCGAGAACGATTCGATGCCCGCCGAGCTCGACGAGGCCTCGCGCCGCGTCATGCAGCTCGAAATCGAGCGCGAGGCGCTCAAGAAGGAGACCGATGCCGCGTCGCGCGACCGGCTCGCCAAGCTGGAGAAGGAGCTGGCCGAGCTGCGCGAGGAGACCGACGGCCTGCGCGCCCGCTGGCAGCAGGAGAAGGAGGCGATCGGCAAGCTGCGCTCGATCCGCGAGGCGATCGAGAACACCAAGCAGGAAATCGACCAGGCGGAGCGGAGCTACGACCTCAACCGCGCCGCCGAGCTCAAGTACGGCAAGGTGATCGAGCTCGAGAAGCAGCTCGCCGCCGAGGAGCAGCGGCTGCAGGCGGGCGGCGCCAGCCGGCTGATGAAGGAGGAGGTCGACGAGGAGGACATCGCCGAGGTGGTGGCACGCTGGACCGGCATTCCCGTCAGCCGTCTCATGGAGGGTGAGGTGCAGAAGCTCCTGCAGCTCGAGGCGCAGTTGCACCAGCGGGTCATCGGCCAGGATGAGGCGGTGCGCGCCGTCGCCGACGCCGTCATCCGCGCCCGCTCCGGACTGAAGGATCCCAACCGCCCGATCGGCTCGTTCATCTTCCTGGGGCCGACCGGCGTCGGCAAGACGGAGGTCGCGCGCGCGCTCGCCGAGTGCATGTTCGACGACGAGGGCGCGATGATCCGCCTCGACATGTCGGAATACATGGAGAAGCACACCGTCGCCCGGCTGATCGGCGCCCCGCCGGGCTACGTCGGCTACGAGGAGGGCGGCCAGCTCACCGAGGCGGTTCGCCGCCGGCCGTACAGCGTCATCCTGTTCGATGAGATCGAGAAGGCCCATCACGACGTGTTCAACGTCCTGCTGCAGATCCTCGACGACGGCCGGCTCACCGACGGCCAGGGCCGCACGGTGGACTTCAAGAACACGGTCGTGATCATGACCTCCAACGTCGGCAGCCCGATCATCCTCGGCTACCGCGGCGGCGCCGACCCGCAGGCGCACGAACGGATGCGCGAGGAAGTGCTGGAGGCGCTGCGGCAGCAGTTCCGGCCCGAGTTCCTCAACCGCGTCGACGAGATCGTGGTCTTCCAGGCCCTCAGCCGCGAGCAACTCAAGCGCATCGTCGAGATCCAGTTGGCGCGACTGCGCACCCGCCTGGCGGAGCGCGCGATCGAGCTCACGCTCACCGATCGGGCGCTCGAGCACTTCGCCACCGTCGGCTACGATCCGGTCTACGGCGCCCGGCCCCTCAAGCGCCTGCTGCAGCGCGAGCTCGAGACCACCCTCGGCCGTCGCATCATCGCCGGGGAGATCCGCGACCACAGCCGCGTCGCGGTCGACGCCGAGCACGGCGAGCTCCGCTTCTCCTCCGAACCGCTCCCGAGCGCGGCATGA
- a CDS encoding transglycosylase SLT domain-containing protein, with amino-acid sequence MGVRFYIGCAVTAWVGALVAIGVGHRMVHDVAASAATPEVDAAPAGVIAAAPSGPRWSVQIDGWTIKVDEVVKQAIPELEPEYVRPVLSSYDEMIARHAEAAGLDWRFVSAVIYEESRFDADSRSSAGAVGLMQVMPAAAEDVGELRFHEPEANVRTGVRYLQRLVREYAAAPERDRLALMLAAYNMGMGHVRDAQELARRFGYDPLRWDGAMDVMVGLLEEPQVASATRHGFAQGRAVVGYVERILNRYASYRRTLPAVMPANLATG; translated from the coding sequence ATGGGGGTCCGGTTCTACATCGGCTGCGCCGTGACGGCCTGGGTGGGAGCGCTCGTGGCGATCGGCGTCGGCCACCGCATGGTCCATGACGTCGCCGCGTCCGCAGCGACGCCCGAGGTCGATGCGGCGCCGGCCGGCGTGATCGCCGCCGCCCCGAGCGGACCGCGCTGGTCGGTGCAGATCGACGGCTGGACGATCAAGGTCGACGAGGTCGTCAAGCAGGCGATTCCCGAGCTCGAGCCCGAGTACGTGCGGCCGGTGCTCTCGTCGTACGATGAAATGATCGCCCGCCACGCGGAGGCGGCCGGGCTCGATTGGCGGTTCGTCTCGGCGGTGATCTACGAGGAGTCGCGCTTCGATGCCGACAGCCGCAGCTCCGCCGGCGCGGTGGGGTTGATGCAGGTGATGCCGGCGGCGGCCGAGGACGTCGGCGAGCTGCGCTTCCACGAGCCCGAGGCCAACGTGCGGACCGGCGTGCGCTACCTGCAGCGCCTGGTGCGGGAGTACGCGGCGGCGCCGGAGCGCGACCGCCTGGCGCTGATGCTGGCGGCGTACAACATGGGCATGGGGCACGTCCGCGACGCCCAGGAGCTGGCGCGCCGCTTCGGCTACGATCCGCTGCGCTGGGACGGGGCGATGGACGTCATGGTCGGCCTGCTCGAGGAGCCGCAGGTGGCGTCGGCGACGCGCCACGGCTTCGCCCAGGGGCGCGCGGTGGTCGGGTACGTCGAGCGGATCCTCAATCGCTACGCCAGCTACCGGCGGACGCTGCCGGCGGTGATGCCGGCCAACCTCGCGACCGGGTGA
- a CDS encoding TetR/AcrR family transcriptional regulator, giving the protein MVEQAHGDQGLQTRDRILATAARLFSENGYEHTPLSQVAREAQVSKALVLWHFDSKEALFRAALGRTLEPYHLDLEDLEGLDERAQIELLMDRFFEFVRGNVYSVRFLFGLLIRPEPKRDDVIGRISDLYELFRSVLADIIERGRARGIFRADVNPRLDASLILVSLAGILIEQLMREQDESAALMDHLKQTVFRRLIA; this is encoded by the coding sequence ATGGTCGAGCAGGCACACGGAGACCAGGGACTCCAGACGCGCGATCGGATCCTCGCCACCGCCGCCCGCCTCTTCTCCGAGAACGGCTATGAACACACCCCGCTCTCTCAGGTGGCGCGCGAGGCGCAGGTCAGCAAAGCGCTCGTCCTCTGGCACTTCGATTCCAAGGAGGCGCTGTTCCGCGCCGCGCTCGGGCGCACGCTCGAGCCGTATCACCTCGATCTCGAGGACCTCGAGGGCCTCGACGAACGCGCCCAGATCGAGCTGCTGATGGACCGCTTCTTCGAGTTCGTCCGCGGCAACGTCTACTCGGTGCGCTTCCTGTTCGGCCTGCTGATCCGCCCCGAGCCCAAGCGCGACGACGTCATCGGCAGGATCAGCGACCTCTACGAGCTGTTCCGCAGCGTGCTGGCCGACATCATCGAGCGCGGCCGGGCCCGCGGGATCTTCCGGGCCGACGTCAATCCCCGCCTCGACGCCTCGCTGATCCTCGTGTCGCTCGCCGGCATCCTGATCGAGCAACTGATGCGGGAGCAGGACGAATCAGCGGCGCTGATGGATCATCTCAAGCAGACCGTCTTTCGACGCTTGATCGCCTGA